The nucleotide window ctagtttcattttttattttataatcataatGTCAGGACCCGTTTGCGcccacctcgactaattccacacGATACATGTCACCTCCCATCAGCAACCGGTGTGAGTATTAACCTGAGACCTCGTGGTGCTCAACCTATCCATCTCTAGTTTCATTATCAAGTcaataaatattcaattaacAATTATCTTACTAACCCAGATcccatttttgaaaaaaaaaaaaagacccatATCcctaatcaaagaaaaaaatgaatgaatatgTGCCTATCAAAATACTGTCCAACAACTCCAGCAAAAAGATAAAGAATCAAAACATACTCAAATTGTGCAAAAAAACAAGAACTATACAGCgtaaaatagaaggaaaagcaAAAAAGATTGTAGCTTTGTGTATGTACCTCATGGCTCAAAGCAGAATGGGAAGACTTCTGTCTGCAAATTGAGTGAGCGGCGGAGGGGTGGCAAAGAAGTTGAGGGTTAAAGCAAAGTTCTCAATGGGCTTATTGGGTCTTGCTAGAAGATACATGGGCTTTGTTAAGAAAGTATATTTGTACATGTTTTAAATGAGACCTCAACTcatgttttaaattaattaaaaaaaatataacaatattgagatttttttatattttatacaaagTTAGACTCATATTTACCTATAGTAACAGGATTTTGTAGTTTACCAAATATAACAAGATTCATGTTACAAGATGTATACAAATGAGAGTCATAGTGGATATCATGTGATCTTCTTATTCAAAAATAGAcgattattttttctaattttcttcaGGTTGTTCCACAGTTCAAATAATAAAGTTGTGTTTTCATCAATTTTGATACACTATCAAAATCTCTCATAAACACCATCGAAGTTTCACTTGATTTCAACAcagaatctttttcttttctaaaaaagataaaagcaatatttaaaaatttaaagtatttatcaaactaaaagtgaaaaaaaaattgatacacAATGATCCGTGGAATTTAACATGTAGGCATGTTGATTTCATAATTAAAGAAATCCATGTTGAGAAGAAGAGAGGTAGACCAAGAAAGTATATATTAGATAGGTCTCCTAATGTTCTTACTTTAAAGACAGTTTTATCATCTACATTGTATATCAGTGATTCATGATTGACTAtccaaatttagagaaaaatatAGAAGGTCGAATATACAAAGTTATATACCAGAGATACAATCATGTATGCAATATGTATATAATTgtgtaaatttaatataatattcatgttaggtatttgtataaattatttattaaaaaaaattaaaagtaaatttaTGGATCCAGGGttcattttataaataataaatgaataaaaggcTAATATCCCaaataactaataaataatggtgtgtacTTAAGTAATctatcttatatatataaaaaaaaactcgatCCAAAAGTTATCAAGTCCATAAAAGAAATTCCCTAGTTTGTAGGGTTTTCTATTTCGCCTTTTATCTTCTCTTTGTCTGCTATTTTCTTTTCGTCGCTATTTTCATTTTCCCTAGATTATTCATAAAGTTCATTTAAGActtttgtaaaaagaaaaatatctatggattatgtataaattttgtttaaaaattcatgttaaaatatatttgatttttatgaataaaatttatatagatatatataaagtataaaaaatgttttctttagaCATGTGATTGATTACAATTTATCTGACATGCTTCGTCCAATATACTATTGTTTACATACAAAATGTATACAAATATTTGTGTGTATTTCATATGTGgtgtattcttcttcttcttctttttcaattttcattttgaaatttcaactaAAATCAAATCTAATTTTGATCAATTGTAAAGTTGTAGTAAAGACTAAATTAGAAAGAATCgaataaaagtatttttttttaggaagATAAATTCGCGAGGAGAGGAGGGATTGCAATGGAATTTAAGTTTGagagagaaagatttttgaaatttaaatttgattgaaatttgaTATTCTTTTCTCTTTGATTTAGACCAAATTTAGGATATAAGTTGatcttttttctaaatttaaagcctAAATAAAGAAGTTACGCAAAGGTGAAAAATTATTGTCATTGATAAAATGTTGTTATATTCggtaaataaagaaaaatcttATATGTTTAGTAATATAGTATTTCATTTAGTTATGTGGTATGATtgtttcaaataatatattttggtgactctaaaaataattattgctctttttcttctttacccAACTAGGTTGAATATTCCTTAGTTCTAGTGTTCCTAATTTTAGTTCATAACTAGAGGACTTGTTGAGAATTTTGGGATATTCCATAAAGAGCGATTTAATAAATTGGTGAGCTAAAGTCAAATATATTACAAAATccttaaacttattttataaaattattcatataataactagacacaaaaaaatcaatattttgatcTAGTAATAGAAGCATAGCAAGTGATATGTGAGTTAGGCATATTCATGACGATTTCAAAGTCGGTTATAGACAAAAGTATGATATTTAAGTTGAGAAAgctagagaaaaaaaaattctaatcaaatcaaacatgatacaatataataacaaaatcaaAGGAACCAAACAAAAATGGAAATTAGAAAGCGAAAACGTTTAACTTTTGAGAGAAAATAAGTATTTGAGGAGTAGCAGAAACTGTTTTTGAAGAAgctaaaaaatgtaatttttttcctaattttttatttattaaaaacacTTCTGAATATACATTTAAAAGCACTTTTATCaccaaaaatacttttaaaaataaaacttatcaaaataaactaatttcaaaaatttggccaaacatactataaaactataatttcaaaactctttctttcattcttaaatttcaaacatCATACAAAATAAGATATATAAGAAGAGCATTATTGTTTAACTTAAGTCCATTCTATTAAAGACTAAATCCAGAAAGTAAAAACATTAGTTAACTTACACACACACTAACATACTTGTATCAAAGGGAAACATAGTTAACAACAACACCATAATCCTTTTAGCAATCcttaatataataaaaactaGAGATGTTCACCCTGAAACACTTGAGATCCTTCCAAGTGTTTTCACTTTATTAGCCATTCATTGAACTTTTGCTGATTTTTTCACCATGAAACACTCTTCCTAAGTTTCTTCAGTTTGTTAGCCATCGTCCATTGAGCTTTTGTTGGTTCTTCCTTTTTCTCCTCCTACATCATAGGCACGTAGCTAAAAGTGTTTAGCCATGAAATTTTTCCACTTTTTTTCGGAGTTGAACTTCGAAAAACATATTTAGCTATAAAATTCTAGAATTCAACTTCTTGACGTTAAACTCCAGAAAttgaaaatcaacaaaacgTTGTTTTCGCTCCAAATTACtcagaaaaagtaaaaaacaacTTCAGTTTATACTCatgatcaaaattttcaaatatcattcttcacttttaaaacaaaaactactttttcaaatttcataaagAAATATGGCCAAACGAccactaatttttattttttgtattttattttatttttctaaagttTGTGGGTAGGGAAAGGGGAAAATAGGAGAGAAGATTATAATATGTGGAATTGAACCTCACCAGCAAGCTAAAAATTTAGGTAACCAATcaactgagctactaagatgaaaataatataaaactaaTCTTAAGCATATTTCTCTTCCATGAATATATTACACTATAATTTTATATAGGAAATAGTCATATCATTTCTTTTATTGTAGATGCAAATCAAGTCTTGGtcatgttaaaaaaataaaaagagtgaGTAATAATTACCAGAAGTAACTTGAGCCTCTCATTCTCATCTCTGACTTGATCAAGCTGTGCCTCCAATTCAGCTGTATATGCCTGCATCATAGCAAAGATTACTCTGTTCAAGTAACTATCCTATAATAATCAGAGGCGGACGGACCCACATGGATAGGTGAGGGTGTATGTGTGCCAGTTAAATtcggaaaaaaaaatagagaatgtATATGTATGTGTACATATTTTGAGGaatgaatatatatttaattgtgcatCCTTATAAACAGGAGTGCACCTTGGGGCGTTTGGTTCAAGTTGTTGCTTCCATAACTGCGACCACAGATTGATCTTGGAATATCacattttcattattattttttgtttttgatttaAAGGGCTATAATAACAGCAAAAGTGCATGTATATTCATCTCACACTTGACTACGGAACTATCACAATCAACTATTACAACAAAACTATAATCAAAGTATTAGAACTCATATTTGACCTATATATTTGTACTTTCGTTACTGCTTCCACCACTATGACCAATCGGACACAATATTATCCCTCAATCATCATTGGAAGTCTTACTGGCCCCTACATTAAGATAATGGTACCCACGCGATCTTCAAATCCCGAACTCATCTCTGCCTAAGTATTAGAAGATCATATTTGacctatatatttatattttcgcTACTGCTCACACCACTATGACCAATTGGACACGATATTATCCCTCAATCATCATTGAAAATTTTGCTAATCCTTACGTTAAGAAAATAGTGGCCTCGGGATCTTCAAATCCTGAATTCGCCTTTGTCCTATAATCAACACAAGATGTATTTCCAAAGTCACCCTTGTGTATTCCTTAGTTATAGTCCCTCACACCATGACTACCTTTGTCTCAACGAAATCCTCTGAAAAAATACACATTGCAAGACACATCCATTTTTTATGAAGCTATGTTTCCTTTCTCATACATTCCTATTCTTGATCCTCCACAACAACAAACTATAAGAGTTGTTACTATCACAACAACATTTATCAGATAACTCTAAAACTCGTAACATTTAATTTGTatagatggaaaaaaaaatatactaaccTGTTTTCGAGCCCTGGATCGTTGAGCAGATGCTCTGTTCCTAATCATTCGACGTTGCCTCTTATCCATCagtgtttcttcttcaactgTAGCAGCCCTTCTTCTCCTATTACCTCCTGCTGCTGCTTCACTACCATCACTGTTGGGATTTTCAGCATTTCCTCCAGCAGGAGcaatttcatcattttcattgaGATCATCAGCAGCTTGTTCAAAGATTTGATCAGGACCATAACTGAAATCAAGTCCTGCTTCcatgaaaaaacaaaagatgCATTATTGTTTTCTTCAGAAATGCAGGATAAGGTCTGACCATTCCCCAGGAGGCCAGGACTGCCCTTTTTCTTTGGTAAATGGTCCAATTTAAACTATGTGCACAAAATGTAAAACTTGATGTATTAGATTGTCCCATGTCAAAATGATTCATAACCGTAAAGATATGATACCTAGGTCTAACTCATCCCCAGAagttagctcatgaggggaggacTGTCCAAATCCATATAATGAGATCACCAGTCCATTCCCAACTAATGTAGGACTTTTATCCATTCTAACAACCCTGTTCATACCCAGGCCCAACTAGAGCGTGGATCAGGAGCTCAAACGGGATGTACCaagctctaataccatgtaaaAATTTGACATGTGAACCTAACTCAACTCCAAAAGCTAGTTCATGAGTGGAGAATTACtcaagttcatataaagaagaggaaaaactcaacattcttttattaaataagtGTAATTTAGTAAACTATACATTGTGTTTATTATTATCTTAATGAGTatgaaaataactaaaatgaTAGTTAAAATGGAATGGAGAGAGCATATATGTGAATTCAAACATTAGTTTTtcattttagaaataattaaaaattaaatatataagaaGTATAGTATTATAAACATGATGTTACCTTCATCTAGAGTTGAATTGGACCCAACTTCATTTCCTTCAGGTTGATAAAAATGGCTGAACAGCTCATTCAAAGAGGCATTGTCAGGAAGATTATCTGAAGATCCTTCTTGCACTTGTGGTGGTTCGACCTTATAACAACCAACACTTTCGTCCTCAGAAACATCCATACCTTAGTAACAAGTAAAATATTGTTGTGTAAGAGCGAATGTTGGATCGCGAAAGTTCAATACATTCACAAGATGAATGCTTCAGAAATTAAATGTAATGTTGATCGATGTATGGTCATACAAGATTAGAAATGATCATATGTGCGAGAAGGTTCAAGTAGTATGAATAATCGAGGATAAAATGCAAGAAGGTTGTTTGAGATAATTTAGAATGCATATGATAAGTGAATGTAAAGAAGAAGAGGTAGACCTAATATTACATGAAATTATGTTGTCTTGAAGGCCCTACCTACAATTTCTACGAATCCATGTGCATGCGGACTTAGCAAAATATAGGGCCCAATGAAATAAAGTGATCTAGATATGCGATACGTACTAGTTGAGAATATGTGTAGTCGATCATTAGAACTTTTATTGTAGATCCTATGTGTTGAGCTGAGCTGAGCCGaaattaattttgatgattgacaaatAATTATAGAAGAACCAGGTCCTTAACATGTCTTAATAAAGAACCTATAGTGTTTATGATTGATGCTATTATTTGTCATGTTATTTGGACAAGTACAAACTTATTCTTGGAGAATACACTCTTTGTGAGATTTAAACTACTTAAAAGAGAGAACTTGTTCTAGAGGAAGTTATTTATTTGGTTTATAAGTTGATTAACTTTGAGTCTATGTTATTCATAGAATCTATGTAATAGGTAATTCTCTCATGGAGTTTGACCTGTTTTAAAATTCTCTCATTTTTGCTCCTCCAAAATACTGGGATcaaatgtatttttcttttagaacctttttttttggggttttctGTTTGGTGTCCTATTCCCGCATTGGATCCTGACCAATGCGGATTCGTGCCTCGTAGGTCCCCATTCGGGGAAGAGCTTCCTATCgagaattttttcatattcaggACTTGAACCCGAGACTATATGCTTACCTTTTGTTTTAGTGACCGTTTagatttaacttatttttaggaacttttgacttttaaacatatttttagttttggaggtGTTTGAAAAGGTTAAAAAGTGATTTTAAGCAATCACTTTTAGGCCAAAATTTTTTAACGTAAGTTAAAAAGTCAAAAGTAACTATTATCTACTTGTGACATTTAGCTttagggtcaaaaataccccttaaCTTTAACACTTATTAGTTGACTTTACTCTTAtcgttaaaatgaagttatttaTACACTCGTCTTCTACAAATTTGTCACCCATACCCCTCAAATGGATGGAAAACcccaaatcaacaaaaataactcaatttcaattaaattaCACGATTTCTTCTCTAAAATCCAAACCCGGCCCACTAAACCTAATAAATTCATACCAAACTAAATCTCCAAATTCATCTCtttcctccattgaaggaccTATTAGAAAGAGATTGAAGGATGTGTTTGttgtaaaattaaagaacaactCTTCATCCTCTGTTTTGGAGATTTATAAGGGAATTATAAATGGCCGCCATGAAAATACCTGCTGGTTTCTCGAAGTGACCACATAATCCCAATGAACTTTATCTGTAACACAAGTGTAGCTGATTTTATTTGGGGATTTAGTTTGttatgaatttatttaatttagttgGTTGGGTTAGgattttaaagaagaaattgGGTAATTTAATtgcaattaagttatttttgttgatttgggaTTTTCCATCTAATTGAGGGGTACGTGTGACAAATTTATAGACAACGAGGatataaataacttaattttaacGATAAGGGTAAAgtcaactaaaaaataaaaattgagtggtatttttgatctttttctttttttataaaccCATCCAAATAGACCCTCagtattttcatttaaataactCGGTTCTTTTGTGATATCCTCATCTTCTTCAAATGAGGTCCAATCAATTCTTTATTCTTCCTCTAGAGATTTGTTCTTTGCTCTTAGTTTCAATGATTTCATCAAATTATCTCTTTCATCTCTTTTCTCTACTTCCTAATCTCTTCCTACTATTTCCCTTTGGTTACACATGTCAATTTCTTCACCATTCATGGGTTGTTCCCCCTAAGTATCATCCTATCCTTAGCTAGTTGAAGAACTTGATTCTAAATAAGGTTGAAAGCTTTTAGGGTTTTCAACCCATCCCAATAAGTTCTCAATCCCCAAAATTTGACTTCAGATTTAGCTCAACAAATAGCTAAAACAAGAAGTTTATATGCAAATTAGGATTCGAGAGTCATGAGTTCCCCAATCATGTCTATAAGTCGGACAAGGTGTTTTATAAATTGAAGCAAGAACCAAAAGCTTAGTATGAGAGGTTCATGTCAAAAGAATTTCACAAGAGGTAAAATCGACAACACAATATTCCTAACAAGGGAAGGTTAAGTTTATTGAACGTTCaagtatatgttgatgatattatcATTGGTGctacaaatgaaaaattatgcaATGAATTTGGAAAGTTAATGGAGAATGCATTTTGCAATGATGGTAGAactaaatttcttgaaaaaaaaataaagcatgaTACTATATTCATCAACAAAAGTACATCAAAGGAATTGCTCAAGAGATTTGAGACGAATTAATACAAAGATAACCCATATGACTATTGTCACTCGATTGGACCAAAATTTGAGCAGGCATCACTTTGAAAGTACACCTTTTGGTCTATTTTAATTATCGtgcttattaaaaataattagatcACAATTATAGAAAATTAAGATATACTTAATTCCTTACTATTAACTATTCTTGAAAGTAATAAACATTGATTACAAAACATAGAAAGCTCAAGTGTGTTGAGTACATATAAATAGAGAAACATTCATTAAAGAGATTAAATGATGAATGATTAAAATGCATAAGATAATAATAGTCAAAAGTCCTTTCAATTAGTAATTTTTAAGAAACGTgtaaaagataaattttataattaaagtgAACCAAAGGAAATTATAGAGataaattcatcaaaattcaattcaataCATACATAATACCACCATACCAACCAATTTTGTGAAAAGGGGTAAACTAGTGTGGGTGATAAATTTGTagccataaaattcaaaattggagAAGAGAAAACAACAAAGAGAAGAGGAAAGTATATTGTATatacaaaatcaaaattcatgGTGAAATTGGGGTATTAAGAGGAATTCATTCGATTCAAACGTCCTTCGCCAAAAAGGTATATTGTATataaaaggacaatttttttttttttttgtatatataataaatgttgattttttattttactttaggTGATAAATTTGATATCACGAAATTCAAAATTGAAGAAGCGAAAAATATCAAAGAGAAGAGGAAAGCGGCCATGCCAAGACAGGGGTAAGGTTGACCTATTGAAATTCACTAGataatttctttttacttaTCAAGTAATAGTAAATAAAGTTGATTGATAGTTTTGCCGATAAATTTTTTTAGACACCTAGTGAAATAATTGAGATATTCATAAATTGGTCCAAAACATGAAtaccacaataataataaaaatataaaataaaaattaaattgtacATCCACAAGTGTTAAGTCATCTTACTAGTTTTTATAGCTATAAGAGTAAATCCAATTTGACTTAAATTATATGTACCCAACACCTTCACTCAATTATTTATctaggattttttttaaatagcttGATGTTAAGACGATGAAAAGCCTATCATCTCTCATTCTTGGAGAGAAAGGAAACATCATTAACATAAAAGAGAATTCTTGACAAGTGAAATCATCATTTGATTTAACGTTTAATTCCTTTACAAGACATTCCATAAATTTGAAACGATTAAAAGGAATTTGATCTTTATACAAGAAAAACCCACATAAATCGAAAATAGACTATTAATTGAAACAAAGACAATGACCGTTaagaaaataaaggaaaaaaggacTTGCACATATGGAAAAGATGGAAAGAAGTCACATACCTTAGGATGAAAGATGAACTCCAATAGCTTCCTTTGTTGGAGAGTTTCAGTTTTCTCTTTTTGCACCGGAAGCAAAAGATCTGAAAAGAGTTAAgtataaaagagaagaaaatggaaaagaagaGTTAAGGAGGATTGCTTGTCGACATGTTCATGACACTTGCCAACAATTTTCACTCAAAGTAAGAGCGTTACAAGTCCTACTTTGTACGCTTTTGAAGTTTGTTAGGCTTGGAAAACTCCGCCTCTAATTAGCTCTGAATTAGTTATTTGactaaattaatatttcatatttcttaAGTTGATATGCTACTTATTATCCCAAATTATGTAGTGTAACGATTCATTCAGTCGTTACGGGTTGTTAGGGCCATGGTAGCCCATTATACCACATAGTGAACTGAGTTAATAAGAACTCAATATAGGGAagctttaaaaattatatctcttgatttattttgatgatttccGTTGTTATGTTGTGTTGTATTTTGTAAGGAGGTgactgtaacacctcagaactCAGTAAGttgagttggaaagaaaacTTTGAAATTTAGCTACTAATGCAGTTCCTACGAGCCTACCTACGTCCTGTAAAAGGTCCTACAGTTTGTAGGAGGCAATCGTAGATTGGGTCCTGGAAAATGGAAATTGAACaattcccaaaagaatttctatGGATCACCAAGACGGTCTGCAAAAGGTTATTTGGTCTGTAGGAAAGGTTCCAGACTTGGTAAAATTTTGAGTAACCTAGGGTTCTATGGTTGGGGCCTATAGACCGTAGGAAGTGCTCGTGGAAAGTGAGTGGAATTTTAGTCTCTAGGACATGGTTCTACAAACAACTAAGACAGTCCGTAGAAGTTTGTACAGACCTTAGGTCGGTCCATAGA belongs to Solanum stenotomum isolate F172 chromosome 1, ASM1918654v1, whole genome shotgun sequence and includes:
- the LOC125871309 gene encoding ABSCISIC ACID-INSENSITIVE 5-like protein 3; this translates as MDVSEDESVGCYKVEPPQVQEGSSDNLPDNASLNELFSHFYQPEGNEVGSNSTLDEGLDFSYGPDQIFEQAADDLNENDEIAPAGGNAENPNSDGSEAAAGGNRRRRAATVEEETLMDKRQRRMIRNRASAQRSRARKQAYTAELEAQLDQVRDENERLKLLLEEKKEEPTKAQWTMANKLKKLRKSVSW